In Candidatus Syntrophosphaera sp., the sequence GCGAGTCCGCTTTGCTCTTCCAACAGGCGATGGAGGACTATCTCAAGGAGCGGAACTCCCAGTTCGAAGAACGCCTGGCCCAGATCCGCGAGAACGAAAAGAAGGCCGACGACCTGCGCGTGGCGATCGAACGCTATCTTTATGAGCGCACCCTGATCCCGGAAAACCGGGGCGACGTATTGGCCATCCTGGAAAACACCGATGAGGTCGTGGACAACATCAAGGACTCCCTGATGCAGTTCTCCATCGAGATGCCCCACATCCCGGAAGTGCTGGACGACCTCTGGATGCAGACGACGCACGCTTCCGTGGCCGCCGTGGAACAGCTCGTTTTCGCCGTGCGCTCCTTTTTCCGCGATCTTTCCGCGGTGAACAACTACATCCACAAGGTCTATTTCTTCGAGCGTGAGGCGGACCACATCGGCGAGAAGCTGCGCCGCCTGATCTTCAGCCTGGATATCGAGCTTTCCCTCAAGAGCCAGCTGCGCTTCTTCGCCATCCACATCGAAAAGATCTCCGACTACGCCCAAAACGTCTGTGACCGCCTTTCCATCTATACGATCAAAAGGCAGCTCTGAGCCCTAAATGGTCTTTTTCTTCCTCCTGAGCGGTCTCTTTCTCGGCTGGTCCCTGGGCGCCAACGACACCGGCAACATCTTCGGTGCCGCCGTGGCCACCCGCATGATCCGGTTCCGGCAGGCGGCTCTGATCGCGGCGATCTTTCTCGCTCTGGGCGCGATCCTGGAAGGCAGCGGTCCTTCCGGCACCCTGGGGCGCCTGGGCTCGGTTGACGCTTTGGGAGGCGCTTTCACGGTTTCCCTGGCCGCCGCGCTGGCCATCCTGGTGATTGTGCGGACAGGCATCCCCGTTTCCATCTCCCAAACCATCGTGGGCGCCATTCTCGGCTGGAACTATTTCGCTGGCAGGATCACGGACTTTGGCTCCCTGCTGACCATCGCCGGCAGTTGGGTGACGGCCTTTGTGGTTTCCGCTGCTGTGGCAGCCTTGCTCTTCTACCTCGCGCGCGGCTGGGTGAACCGCTCCCGCAGGCACCTGCTGGAGCAGGACATGATCGTGCGCTACGCTCTGATTGGATTTGGTGCCCTGGGAGCCTACTACCTGGGGGCGAACAACATCGCCAACGTGGTGGGGGTATTCGTTCCGGTGACGCCGTTCAAGGACCTGGCCATCGGCTCGCTGTTCACCCTCACCGGGGTGCAGCAGCTTTATATCGCAGGCGCCGGCTCCATCGTGCTGGGTATCTACACCTATTCCCACAGGGTGATGGGCACCGTGGGCGGGGACATTTTCCGCCTTTCCCCCGTGACCGCTCTGGTGGCGCTGCTTTCCATCACATTTGTCCTCTTCATCTTCACTTCCCAGGGCTTGCACGAACTCTTTCTCGCGCTGGGCCTGCCCGCGATTCCCCAGGTGCCGGTTTCCTCAACCCAGGTGACCGTGGGCGCCGTGATCGGGATCGGCCTGGCCAAAGGCGGCAAAAACATCCGCTACAACGTCCTGGCCAAGGTTTCCCTCGCCTGGGTCGCCGCGCCCCTGATGGCCTTCCTCTTTTCCTTCGTGGCGCTGTTCATCTCCCAGAACGTCTTTGAGCTGGAGGTGAACCGCCCCCTCACCTATACAGTGGATAAAGCCGCCGTGCTGGAGATCGAGCGCCGGGGGATCGACACCAAAAACCTCGCCTTCGTCAACCTGCGCAGCTTCGACACCGAGCGTGCCCTCTACGGTGAGCTGGTCCTGGACGACGCCTATCCTCCTGATCAGGCCCGGGAGATCATCCGCGTCAGCGAAAACCACCCCCTCCAGGTGAAGATGGAGATCCTGGACCAACGCGGACTCGCCAACCGCTTCAGCGACGCGCAATTGGAAACCCTGGCCAAGCTGGAGGAGCGCAAATTCAAGCGCAGATGGCTCTTGGCCCGCGAACTGGCCAAAGACGAGGCCTGGAAGCCGGTGGAGGATCCCCAAAACCGCGCCGGGGAGGCCTTCAACGCCGCCCTGGAAGCCGATCTGGCCATCCTCTACAACGTTTTTTACTCTCCAGCGAAGTAGCTTATTCAGCGATGAATCTCCTCAATTCGCAGAATCTGTTCCTGATCCTGTCCTTCGGCCTCGGCCTGGGGCTCAAACAATTGAAGCTCATGTCCCGGGAAGACGCTTCCGTGCTGCTGCGCCTGGTGCTGAACATCTGCCTTCCGCCGATCATGATCCTGGCCATCTACCGGGCCACCCCCTCGGCGGACATGCTGCTGGTAACGCTCAGCGCGATGCTGGTGGTGGGTGTCCTCTTTCTTGTCTCCAGTTTCATCGGCCATCATCTGAACATGCCCCGCCCCACCTTTGGCAGTTTTCTGGTGGGCACCATGATCATGAACACCGCCTTCGCCCTGCCCTATTTCAAGGCCATCGGCAGCGAGGAACTGGCCCGCGCCTCGCTCTTCGACATCGGCAACACGATCCTCATCTTCACTTTCAGCTATTATAACGCGATCAAGTTTGGAGACAACCGGCACACGGACAAGATCCGGCTGTCCCGGTTTCTCACCCTGCCGCCAGTTTGGGGATTGCTGGCAGCTTTCGCGATCAAGGCCCTGCGCCTGGAGATCCCCGCGCCCGCGATCAGTTTTCTGGAGATCCTGGGCCAGCCCATCGGCTTGCTGATGATGGTGGCCCTCGGCCTGGCTTTCGCTCCCCAAAAGTCCCACCTGGGCAAGGCGCTGATCGCCGTCTTCATCCGCATGGGGCTGGGCCTGGCGGTCGGCTTCCTGCTTTCCCTCGCCTTTGGCCTGCAGGGCATTCCGCGCACCGTGGTGATCGTCTGCTCCTCCCTGCCCGTGGGTTTCAACACCCTGATCCTGGCCAACCGGGAAAACATGGACCGGGAATTCGCCGCCACCATGGTCTCCCTTTCCACCCTGCTCGCCCTCTTCACCATCCCCCTGCTGATCCACATTCTGGCTTAGCCCTCCTGATCACTACGCTATCATTACGGACTCAATACGGACTTTGTCCGTAATGAGTCCGTATTGACACCGTATTGATAAGGAGGGCGACAGGATGAAAATCCATTTTTACCATCAGTAAAGTGAGGTGGGGTGTAGTAGGTCGTTGCTGGGTGTTGTGGGGTGGAGTCCGGAGGACGGCAGTGCATTAACACGGTATGCAGCGACACAGGCCGGCAAAGGAGCGGAGCGAGTTTGCGGGACCAGGAGCGGAATGCCGTGCTGAGTGGTTCCGGTTTTTGCCTGATTTCCTAACCTGCCTAAACGTGATGGAAGTCCGGAGGACGGCAGTGCATTAACACGGTATGGAGCGACGCGGGACCGCAAAGGAGCGGAGCGAGTTTGCGGGACAAGGAGCGGAATGCCGTGACACCGGGGGAGGAGCAGGTGATCGATCACGGAGCCAGTCCGGAGGACGGCAGTGCATTAACACGGTATGGAGCTACGCGGGACCGCAAAGGAGCGGAGCGTGTTTGCGGGACCAGGAGCGGAATGCCGTGATAGTGGCGGATATAATGATTGTTTTTCCTACCCCCACCCCCACCCCCATTGGCGGGACGCCGGCCCGCCAAAGGGGGTGGGGGTGGGGATATTTTATAATTGGGATCATACCGCCATAGTCACGGCATTCCGCTACGCTCCATACCGTGCTAATGCACTGCCGTCCTCCGGACTCAGGAAAACACCACAACGCCAAAACGTTACAACGCCCCATCCCGTGAAAAAAAAGGCGGGAACCGTAGGCAACGGGTCCCCGCCTGCAATGTTTGTTTATAATCAGTTTAACCGATCAGTCTTCCAGATAGCCCCAGTCGCCCGCTTCCGGCGGGATCTGCGAGGCCGGCGGGGCCTTGGCCGCCTTCACGGCGCGCTGGTAGGCGTTATCCACCACATCGGTCCGGAGGAAGATCACCAGTTCGCGCTGATTGACCTCATCCTTGTAATAGCCGGTGAGGTAGCGGATGCCGAAGACCCACCAGGGCAGGTCCTTGAGGATGGGGATGCCGCTGCGGGTGCGGATGGTGTCGGTGTCGTAAAGCCCGCCGATCACGGCTTCCTCGCCGTTATAGAGCACCAGTTCGGTGTCGGACTTGCTCTTGTTGATGACGGTGGTGATGGCGCCGGGAACCGCGCTGCTGCGCTCCACGCTCACCCGCATGTGCACCACTTCCTCGCCGTCGACCTCCACCACTGTGGGCTCGACCTGCATGATCACGCCGGTGGAGAAGAACCTTTCGGTGGTATTGCCGGCGTCGTCCAGCATCTTGACCGAGAAATCCTGGCCCACCTGGATGTAGCCACGTTTGCCGGAATTCACGATCAGGTTTGGCTTGGCGATCACGGTGCCTTTCTGGTTGGATTCGATCACCTTGAGCAGGGTGGAAAGCGTGATCTGGGTGCCATTGACGGCGAAATCGGTGTCCATGCCAATGCCGAAGAGGTTGCCTGGAACCTGGGTGGCGCCCAGGAAATCCGCGCTCACGGTAACCTTGCCGTCGAACACGGTGGACCAATCGATCCCCAGGGATTTCAGGTAGGTGCGGTCGGCCAGCATGGCGATGGCGTTGATGCGCACCTGCTTGGAATTGGCGTCCAGGGTTTCCGCGATCGTTTCCTTGATGGTCGCCTCAGTGACGGGGACGTTGCCGAAGGCGAAATAGCCGGGCAGTTCCGAGACCACGAGGTTGTTCTTCAGGGCGATCAGGTCCATGGCCTTGCGCCAGGGAACTTTATGCAGGGGGATCCCGATGCTGCCGCCGTAGTTGCTTTGGTTGAGGATCTTTTTGTTCACAAACTTCAGGGAGGAGATCTCCAGGATCTGCACAGCTTCGTTGATGCGCGTGTCTTCGCTGAGGGTGACCTTGCCGTCCTCGGTCACGGCCATGGTTTCCGCCGTCAGGCAGGCAGCCATCAGGGCAATGAGAAGGATACATAGAGTTTTTATTTTCACGATAACCTCACTGGTTGTTGATTACAATTGTATAGTCTTCTTCGAGACCGTATTTATCAAGCCGGAAGATGACCTTGCCGGCGGCTTCGTCGATCTTGTACAGATAGCCCCAGGCGACCCGGCTGCCCTTGGAAAGGATGCGGATGACGCCGCTCGAATCGCGGAAGAAGGCCATGCCGCGGGACATGCCCAGGAGCACTGCATCCTCGACGTCCAGCAGGGAGGGATCGACCTCCGGGGGCAAAACGACGTCATAGATGCGGGGCTGGAACAGCGCGTAACCCGTGTAGGGCGCTGCCAGGGCCTTCATGGATAGATCGTTGGCCAGGGGCCCGCCGGGATAGAAATGGGTGTGCAGGACCATGGAGAAGGTGACGGTGTCGGCTTTGGCCGCGCTTTCCGTGTTGATGGTGAAATCTTCGATGGTCATGGCGATCCGCTGATTCTCGATCTGGCTGGCCAGATTGAGCAGGTTGCGGTAGGAGGCGGAGCCGTTGATCACGTATTCGTGAAAGCGGTCCTCGGGTTTTTGGGCGTCCGTGGCGGCGAAGTTGAAATCTATGTTCAGGCCCATCCACCTCATCACGTCCAGCAAATAGCCGTAGGTGACGGCCGGATTGTCCTCCCCGATCACCAGTTTGCTCTGCTGGTGCATCATAGCTTCCTGCAGTTCGTATTCCGCCCGCAGGGAATCGATGGTGCTCAGTTCCACCTTGAGCGAATCGATGGAAAACTGGGTCTTGCGGTTGGCCTCCGCCAGTTCGTCCGTCTGTTGGCGGATGCCGTTGTATTGCCAGTACCAGAGGGCGAAGATCAGGATCAATATGGCCCCGAGGATGATGGAGTTCCTGGTGCTGTTACTCATTGGGCACCTCCTCTGCCGATGGCGGCAATGTCGGCTTGCACCTGCCCCTGCATCGGATGCTCGGCGTAGTCTTTCTGCATCAGGTTGTAGAGCCTGCGATAGCGGTCATAGCCGGTTTGATGGTCGATCCGGGCGGCCAGCAGCAGCGCGTAGGGATAATGCGCGTCCACGTAGCGCACCAGCGGGTCCAGAACGACCTTGGCGTCTATGTATTCCCCATAAATGTAGAGCTTGTTGGCAAAATGCCAGCGGAGCAGGCGGTTCAGCCGGCTCTGGGGATATTTGTTGATGAAGTCATAGCCCAACTGCTTGAATCCCTGTTTGTCGCCCCGGTTCACTGCCGCGATGAAAGCGTTGTAGGCCGCCAGCTCATTGGCGGGCGCCTGTTTCTGCCAGTCGCTGGGCTGGGGCATATAGGCCTTGTCGATCGAGGGCAGCTTGTTGCCGGTTGTGGAGGCTGTCCGGGGAGCGGGAGCAGGAGCGGGTTGCGCAGCGGCTGGCTTCTCCGCGGCTGCTTTTTCCGCCACGGCCCTGGCCTCGGCGGCTTTCTTCTCCGCGGCTGTTCTGGCTTCGAGCGCTTTTTTCTCCGCCGCTGTCATGGTTTGAGCGGCCTTCATTTCAGCCGCCTCTTGGGCGGCGGCGGCTTGCTCAGCCGCGGCCAGTTCAAGCGTGGCCTTTTCCTTTTCAGCCCTGTTCCGGGCCAGCAGTTCCGCTGTCTCAGCCTCTATTTTGGCCACCCAGTCCACAGATGGGAAATCCGAGGCGATCTCAAAGTTCCAGACCTTGAAGTCGCGGATCTCTGCGCTGGTGACCCTTTGAATGCGGCTTTGGGGCAGGGTGGCGGCGATGTCGATCACATGGTTGCGGTTGGTGGTGACGCCGCTAAGCTGGAGCCGTTCTCCGTTCCTCTTCAGGTTGGTGAGCCAGCTTATGGGGCGGGCCTGGGCCACCCGGTTGAGGGTGTCCAGCACCTCGGACCAGGGATTCTTGCCCTGGATGACGCCGCGGATAACCTCGGTGTTTCGTTTGAACTGTTCCAGTTCGGCCTTCATCCTGGCGATCTCCGCGGCCTCGACCTGAAGCACCGCCAGTTCGTGCTGCAGGCGCCTCTGGGCCTCTTTTTCGTGTTTGAGGTTCGAGCGCACGGTGAGGAAGGCTATGGTCCCCAGCAGCGCGAGGGCGAAGATCAGGCCCAGGATCAGGTAGCCGTGCCAGGCGACCTTGAAGGTCCTCTGCGCCTCAATCTGTTTGCGGGTGAGGAAATTGCTGGGAGTATAGCGCGCTTCGTCCGGAAAGAGGGCCTTCTGGGCGAGGGCGATGGGCAGGGCGAACTGGGCCAGGAAAACCTCGTTGTAGAGGTCGGCCTTGCCGTTGAAGACTGTCAGGTTCGGAAAACTGAGCAGCGAGGTGCGGCCGGAATCGTGCTTGTTGAAATAGCGCACCAGCTCATCCGAGGCCAGGTCGCCACAGATCACGATGCGGTCCGGTTCGGGCTGCTGGGCGTTGTCCAGGGCCAGGGAAACGCGGGAATGGATCAGTTCCGCCTCGGGCAGGTCCTGGGTGATGTTCAGGTTATAGATATCCACCAGGCCGCCCTGGTCGAAGAGGAAGGCTTTGCGGAATTCCCGGCCCAGATACACCAGCAGGTGGCGCTGTCCGTCGCCCAGGTTGTTGGTGCGGTAATGGTCCGCCAGGGCGATGTCGTTGGCGTCAGCAAGCTGGTAGTAGAGGTTTTTCTTGTTGCGCTTGCCGTAGGTCTTGAGCAGTTCGTATAGCTGGTTCGGGCCCTGATGCAGCCAGATCTGGGAAGTTCCGCCCACGT encodes:
- a CDS encoding AEC family transporter — encoded protein: MNLLNSQNLFLILSFGLGLGLKQLKLMSREDASVLLRLVLNICLPPIMILAIYRATPSADMLLVTLSAMLVVGVLFLVSSFIGHHLNMPRPTFGSFLVGTMIMNTAFALPYFKAIGSEELARASLFDIGNTILIFTFSYYNAIKFGDNRHTDKIRLSRFLTLPPVWGLLAAFAIKALRLEIPAPAISFLEILGQPIGLLMMVALGLAFAPQKSHLGKALIAVFIRMGLGLAVGFLLSLAFGLQGIPRTVVIVCSSLPVGFNTLILANRENMDREFAATMVSLSTLLALFTIPLLIHILA
- a CDS encoding inorganic phosphate transporter family protein, translating into MVFFFLLSGLFLGWSLGANDTGNIFGAAVATRMIRFRQAALIAAIFLALGAILEGSGPSGTLGRLGSVDALGGAFTVSLAAALAILVIVRTGIPVSISQTIVGAILGWNYFAGRITDFGSLLTIAGSWVTAFVVSAAVAALLFYLARGWVNRSRRHLLEQDMIVRYALIGFGALGAYYLGANNIANVVGVFVPVTPFKDLAIGSLFTLTGVQQLYIAGAGSIVLGIYTYSHRVMGTVGGDIFRLSPVTALVALLSITFVLFIFTSQGLHELFLALGLPAIPQVPVSSTQVTVGAVIGIGLAKGGKNIRYNVLAKVSLAWVAAPLMAFLFSFVALFISQNVFELEVNRPLTYTVDKAAVLEIERRGIDTKNLAFVNLRSFDTERALYGELVLDDAYPPDQAREIIRVSENHPLQVKMEILDQRGLANRFSDAQLETLAKLEERKFKRRWLLARELAKDEAWKPVEDPQNRAGEAFNAALEADLAILYNVFYSPAK
- a CDS encoding DUF47 family protein, encoding MPLVLKTTKFVESQIDSFLDVVSESALLFQQAMEDYLKERNSQFEERLAQIRENEKKADDLRVAIERYLYERTLIPENRGDVLAILENTDEVVDNIKDSLMQFSIEMPHIPEVLDDLWMQTTHASVAAVEQLVFAVRSFFRDLSAVNNYIHKVYFFEREADHIGEKLRRLIFSLDIELSLKSQLRFFAIHIEKISDYAQNVCDRLSIYTIKRQL
- a CDS encoding type II and III secretion system protein, whose protein sequence is MKIKTLCILLIALMAACLTAETMAVTEDGKVTLSEDTRINEAVQILEISSLKFVNKKILNQSNYGGSIGIPLHKVPWRKAMDLIALKNNLVVSELPGYFAFGNVPVTEATIKETIAETLDANSKQVRINAIAMLADRTYLKSLGIDWSTVFDGKVTVSADFLGATQVPGNLFGIGMDTDFAVNGTQITLSTLLKVIESNQKGTVIAKPNLIVNSGKRGYIQVGQDFSVKMLDDAGNTTERFFSTGVIMQVEPTVVEVDGEEVVHMRVSVERSSAVPGAITTVINKSKSDTELVLYNGEEAVIGGLYDTDTIRTRSGIPILKDLPWWVFGIRYLTGYYKDEVNQRELVIFLRTDVVDNAYQRAVKAAKAPPASQIPPEAGDWGYLED